The genomic region TCGCTCTGGCATCCGTAGCATTGATTTAGCATGGTTATTAAACTGTCAGTGACTGGATTAAACACttaatgcagtgaaatgctttaTGTAAAGACCGAGGCTTAGGAAGTGCATGAGTTGGTTTCATGTCTGTTATCCTCTCCACTCTGGTTTTGTTATTTAAGGTTCAACAAAATTAATAACATCACTGACAAATCACTGATGGGCCTGAGGAAGCTGGAGATGCTCATGCTTCATGGGAATGACTTTCACCAGCTACCTGATGGAGCGTTCACGGAGCTCAGTTCACTTCAGGTGCAATGACCTAAATCAATAAATGGTGGCAGGGGGATTGTTGTTTGAGCAAAACAGTGAATTTTAATGATGAATCCATATTAGTCTGAGCCTTTCATAATCTCTCATATGGTATCTCACATACACATATGATTATGAGTGTATACATAAAGCCTATATCTCCTAAAATGCTCGGttttaatacaataataactATTTTACTAATGTGCAAAAGAGTCAGCACATATTACTGATTAATTCAACACGAGCACTTAAATGAGATTGTGCAAATATCTTAGATTTATCCACACAGTCTAGTTTTaggaataaaaaagcaaaagataTCTGAACCTGGGACAAACTGTGAATCGAAATTTACAAAAGACATCCAACTTTAATAATCATTTTATCTGCTGGACAAATTCCTGATTCTTCCTAAGAATTTGTAAGATATGAAGTAAAAATTGTGTAATTTTAAATCCCAAATTTCTCCCTGAAATGTTAATGAAACAAAGCACTGACATACAAACTGTATGATGTATATGTGCCTTGATGCTGAACCTTGATGCCTGGTTCATGTATGTAACTAGAAGTACTCTAATATGATGAGCAATAGAGACGTTCTCTGTTCTCCCTGCTCACTGATGTAGATGCTGAAGATGAGCTACAACAAACTGAAGGAGATCAGCAGGCACGCTCTCCACGGTCTGTGGTCTGTGGCCAGGTTACACCTGGATCACAACCAGCTGGAGTACATCCATCCAGACGCCTTCCAGGGCCTCACTTCTCtctggctgctgcagctggagggCAACCAGCTTCAGCAGCTGCACCCAGACACCTTCACCACCTTCACTGTGAAAAGCCATTTTCATGTCTCAACTCTGAGGCACCTCTACCTGTCAGACAATGATCTGGTGACACTTCCTTCCAGGCTGGTAGGGACCATGCCCCAGTTGGAGAGCCTGTACCTCCATAGAAACCCTTGGATCTGTGACTGCAGCATGAGGCGGCTCCATGACTGGAATAAAAAGTTTCCAGGTGGTATTTTTAATATGTACGCTGCAATTATATTTAGAGCTTTCTTTTTGTGATGGTTAAAGTAAACTAAGActcaaaatgcataaaatattCAAAGAGACGTGATGATCTGATTTTATAACGCTCATGCTCTGTTCTTTGCCCAGgtgttgtaaaatgtaaaaaggatAGGACCCTTCCTAGTGGCCAGCTGTGTCCCATGTGCTCGTCTCCCAGACACCTCCAGAGAAAGGACCTCTTTGATGCGGAGAACCTGGTCTGCAGAAGCCCCGTCATCACCTTTCCTCACAGGATGTCCACACCTAAGGATGTTGAGAGTGAGGTTTTGACCACAGAGGATTTTATAGAACCATTTGGAAATCTCTCGTTTGGCCTATCTGATGAACATGGGAATGAGCTGGATCTGATGTGTAATATTAGCAAGTCTAATGAGCTTACCAAGATCAGCTGGCAGCAGAGCAGTCAGCCTCAGCTGACCAACATCACAGTGGCGGTAGATCTGGACTGTCCAGTTAAtagagaaaaatatgaaaaactgtGGAGGCTCATAGCATACTACAGCAGTGTGCCAGCACATTTACAGAGGGAAATTATTCTAAGCAAAGACCTTCATCAAACCCATATGTACAGACAGGACTCTGAGAAAGATGCCCTGTACTACACAGGTCTCAAAGTTAATATAACAGCCCAACCACCATGGCTGCTGCAAACATCTGTGAACCTTCAGCTGAACCGGCTTCAGTCGTCAGCCAGGATGGCAAAATTGAGTATGAGCACAGAGCTCTCAGAGATGGTGGAGACGGAGGAGGTGCAAAGACAGAAGAGGTCATGGGTCACGATTGAGTCAACAAACACCAGTCATAAAGTCTTCAGTGCTATCCTAGGAAAGCAAACTCGAATGAACTGCAGCGTGCACAGTTCAGGTCAACCAGTTATTCGCTGGATGCTGCCAGATGGCTCCAAAGTGGAGGCACCGTACTCAAGTCCAGGCAACAGACTGTCTGTGTCCCGCGGTGGAACGTTGATTATTAAGGCTGTCCGCCCCACAGACGCAGGAAGTTACTACTGTATCGCCAGGGCTCACGAAGACTTTGCTGTCTTGCCGTTCTATCTGACAGTGCAGGAATCCTCCAGCCCTCCCCCGAGGGACGAAACATCAATCAAACCTAGTGAGGTATTTGTAGGCAAACCTATTTCCCTGCATTGCACTGCATCTGCCTCCCCCGATGCTGAAATTAACTGGATTCTGCCAAACAGCAGCATCGTGAGTTTCCAAGCCAACTCATCCAGAGCTTTAGTCTATTCCAATGGCACTCTACATATTCCACAGTCCAAGTTATTAGACAGTGGTTATTATAAATGCGTTGCCATGAATCAACATGGTGTGGATACACTGGCCACAAAACTCGCTGTTATCAGGCACAACTTCAGGAAGTTTCCAGCAACACCTCAGTCAGCTTCAGGAGTCAACACTCAAATTAAAATCCCCACAGAAGACACAGAAGAAGCATCAGGGGACACTGAAGGCACTCAGGGTGGGGCTCCAGTGAGCCACCTGGAGCCTTTGAGAAGGAGAACTCCAGGAGGTGTGGTCCCGAGCAGGAGGGGCATTCACCCGTCCAGGCACTTCTGGCGGAAGCCCCCAATGCTTCAGCAACCAAGAGGATCGCGTGTTGTAGACAGGAAGAATCCTACTGACAACACAAGGAGGATTAATATATCGAAAGGTAAAATAGATCCACAGAAATGGGCTCATATTTTGGCCAAGATTAGAGATAGAAAGGCTCAAAATGCTGTGACACCAGTCCCAACTCAGCACACAACAGAGAGGAAAGCTGCAGAGGGGACAACGCAGTCAAATGAAGCTACTAAAGGATCAGCAGACAGTGTGACTGAGCAGGCACGGCAGGGTTTTTTCAGGACGCTGCACACTCCTGTACACAATCCGCTGTTCAAAACTGATAAACAAAATGTACAAGACCAGGCCACACAACGTGTGACATCTAACAGCAACATTATAGACAACGCACACAGCATGCAAGCTACAACAGCACAGACATCCAACGATGCGGTCTTAGACCTACACACAAGTTCAAACAGTGTGTTTTCCCCACAGGCCACATCTGTTCCACTGTATGCTGTCACGTTCTGGCAGTCgctcacaaacacagatgttaaTGAGGATAAAACAGCTGATTGGTCCAAGGAATCACAGAGGCATGTCAATACAGATAGACTAAAGGTTATTGCCAGTTCGAGGAATGATAACGAACCCTTTTTGAAAAGGATCCTTTCAGTAAATCCAAACAAATCAACgaaaagcaaagaagaaaaatatcctAGTGAGCCTGTCATAAAATCTGATGATTTGCAGTCTGTAGCAAGGGCATCTCCAACAACTGGCTCTGAAGGCTCTGAATCCCCTCCACGCCTCCAACAACATAATTCCAGGCGAAGGAATGGGAGTCAGAGGAGGAGGCCAAACAGAAGGAAACAAAAGCTTGTGAAATCTGTCCCGTCTATGGCCATCACACCTGCCAAAGCTGTCCCAGCAACTGtcaagaccactccctccacaCTGCTAAAAATAGCTTCCTCAGAAGTTACAGCAACCAATCCCAGTACCACTGTTCCATTCACTGGCAGCCAAGAAGCGTCATCAGGAAAACTGAGTCATAAAGAAAGCACAGCCTCCAGGCACGACCACGAGGCAGCCACTAAACCCTCCTCCCCACCAGCTTCTTTCCTCCAAACAAAGGACAGCCATCTGCCATTATTAAAAAGCACGTTAGCGGCACCATCGCTTCCAGCAACTTTTCCAGAAGTGGGTGATACAAAGACAACCTCTCAAGCAGCCTTTGGAGTTTCAGACTGTCCACTAGAGCACTTCAGTGCACCAACACCGGCCACTTTGCAGAGGCTTATAAACACGCCTGCTCCACCTATTAGGCTTCCTGAGGAGACACAAAGGTCAAGTGTTATGGGTGACCTTGGACCTCTGCCAAGCTCTGACAGCTTGTTGGTGGGTTTTTACGCCACCAACACTTTAGAACTGCAAAGCAATGTGGAGGAGAGCCAACTGGGCCAGCAGTACACAACTAATGAGGGGATGCTGTTGAATGAGAGTGGGGAGGGGTTTTTGGCACCGCTGTCCCCATCCTCCACGTCTTTGATCGACCAAGTAATCAAGACAACCTCTGGGTACACTCCCAGTGACTTGACTGTGACACCAAGCACACTTTCCAAGGATTATTTGGAGACAGCTCTGGGTGTTACACAGACTTCTGCAGTACCTGAAAATTCACATTATACTTCTAGTCAAAGTAAACCCTCAAAGGTAGCTCAGAATCTTAAAGAAGCtctaaatgaaaatgtttttccttctaCTGCTAGTACCTTTAAAGCAAAACCTACCTCTCCTGCCACTCCGAGGCTTGATCCTATAATGCGTGTCAAAGTGACAGTGGATACCACACTTCCCAAAATATCTTCCACAGAAGCCAAGATGGACTCTTCACTGAGGACCAGCATGCAGGAGACTCCCCGGATCAGAGTCGGCCATAATGAAGACCAACAAATAAACCCCATCATTAACATATCAGAGCCACGGAAAGAATTAAACTTCCAGCCCACAGCCCAGTCGGCAGACCACAAACCAACTAGCACACGTCTGACTGGCAGACAGATCGTCTTACAGTCGGTCACCTCTGCTCCGACTGCTACAGTCCAAACGAATCCACATAGAGGGACACTGTTAACAAGTACTCACAATGTGTCCAGGAAGCACCAGGTACCTACACAAGGATCTGTTCCAAGAGGAAAGCCAAGGATAACTAAGACTCATTTCCAGACGTTCACTGTTAAAGCTGAAACAGATGCTCAACTTCCCTGTGAGACCGAAGGTGACCCAAAGCCCTTCCTGTCATGGACCAAAGCTCTTAGTGGTATGTATGACTCAACctcattcattcttttttccATACATTTTCAGAGCCATCATACTTCTGTCTGCTGAAACATGGCTATGAAAATAGAAAACATATCATTTATTGATTCAAATGGAAACATCCAAAAATATTTTGATGTAGTGAAATGTTAACCAGAGCAAAATGTAACTACCTGCAGACTTATATAAATATAGCTTGCAAAGATGTTTTATTGGAAATATTGGCACATAGTATATCAAATAGCAGATTATCAGCAACATTTGCAAGCATATCAGTATGTTCAGACATTCCTTATTACTGTAGATGTGTTTCCATATAACCTCCATGACTGACGATGCTATGATGTAGATGATGCACTTGTAAGATTATGGTTATAGTCTTGaattttgtaacatttttataATCTatgttacttacttactttattATGATATGAGTTTTTAAAAGGGCCTTTAGCCTGCTCATAATTAAAAGTAACTATTTTGCTCTTATATGGTACGGGGGTTTTTTCCACGGTTGGCAATCACactaaaatatttgcatttttcaatAAGTC from Astatotilapia calliptera chromosome 23, fAstCal1.2, whole genome shotgun sequence harbors:
- the mxra5a gene encoding matrix-remodeling-associated protein 5; its protein translation is MKMDLPSQFVLNTLLVLIIVPLATCGFCPRLCSCPQPTELHCTFRSLLTIPAAIPKHVKHMNLGFNKINNITDKSLMGLRKLEMLMLHGNDFHQLPDGAFTELSSLQMLKMSYNKLKEISRHALHGLWSVARLHLDHNQLEYIHPDAFQGLTSLWLLQLEGNQLQQLHPDTFTTFTVKSHFHVSTLRHLYLSDNDLVTLPSRLVGTMPQLESLYLHRNPWICDCSMRRLHDWNKKFPGVVKCKKDRTLPSGQLCPMCSSPRHLQRKDLFDAENLVCRSPVITFPHRMSTPKDVESEVLTTEDFIEPFGNLSFGLSDEHGNELDLMCNISKSNELTKISWQQSSQPQLTNITVAVDLDCPVNREKYEKLWRLIAYYSSVPAHLQREIILSKDLHQTHMYRQDSEKDALYYTGLKVNITAQPPWLLQTSVNLQLNRLQSSARMAKLSMSTELSEMVETEEVQRQKRSWVTIESTNTSHKVFSAILGKQTRMNCSVHSSGQPVIRWMLPDGSKVEAPYSSPGNRLSVSRGGTLIIKAVRPTDAGSYYCIARAHEDFAVLPFYLTVQESSSPPPRDETSIKPSEVFVGKPISLHCTASASPDAEINWILPNSSIVSFQANSSRALVYSNGTLHIPQSKLLDSGYYKCVAMNQHGVDTLATKLAVIRHNFRKFPATPQSASGVNTQIKIPTEDTEEASGDTEGTQGGAPVSHLEPLRRRTPGGVVPSRRGIHPSRHFWRKPPMLQQPRGSRVVDRKNPTDNTRRINISKGKIDPQKWAHILAKIRDRKAQNAVTPVPTQHTTERKAAEGTTQSNEATKGSADSVTEQARQGFFRTLHTPVHNPLFKTDKQNVQDQATQRVTSNSNIIDNAHSMQATTAQTSNDAVLDLHTSSNSVFSPQATSVPLYAVTFWQSLTNTDVNEDKTADWSKESQRHVNTDRLKVIASSRNDNEPFLKRILSVNPNKSTKSKEEKYPSEPVIKSDDLQSVARASPTTGSEGSESPPRLQQHNSRRRNGSQRRRPNRRKQKLVKSVPSMAITPAKAVPATVKTTPSTLLKIASSEVTATNPSTTVPFTGSQEASSGKLSHKESTASRHDHEAATKPSSPPASFLQTKDSHLPLLKSTLAAPSLPATFPEVGDTKTTSQAAFGVSDCPLEHFSAPTPATLQRLINTPAPPIRLPEETQRSSVMGDLGPLPSSDSLLVGFYATNTLELQSNVEESQLGQQYTTNEGMLLNESGEGFLAPLSPSSTSLIDQVIKTTSGYTPSDLTVTPSTLSKDYLETALGVTQTSAVPENSHYTSSQSKPSKVAQNLKEALNENVFPSTASTFKAKPTSPATPRLDPIMRVKVTVDTTLPKISSTEAKMDSSLRTSMQETPRIRVGHNEDQQINPIINISEPRKELNFQPTAQSADHKPTSTRLTGRQIVLQSVTSAPTATVQTNPHRGTLLTSTHNVSRKHQVPTQGSVPRGKPRITKTHFQTFTVKAETDAQLPCETEGDPKPFLSWTKALSGANIPQNTRVQRFEVHQNGTLILRSTQLTDGGQYLCTAQNQYGTDTMLVNLVVLSQPPRVLHPQHREMTVHLGDKVSVECKVEGHPAPRVTWVLPNYVHVAAGSVSVPSQQHVVVGNNGILRISQARYTDRGIYKCIGSSAAGTDSVSVRLHVRALPPVIQQSHHETATISEGSPAYIHCTATGSPPSVIRWFTPDGAQLTASLDTGQNLIVFPNGTLYIQHVGKRDAGRYECSASNTVASSRRTVILNIRKNLSSAKASITLSSPQRTHVIYGSSLLLNCVATGQPEPRILWRTPSKKLVDAQYSFDRRIKVFPNGSISLHPVTDKDSGDYLCVARNKMGDDHVLLRVHVLSRPAKIEQKQQRSSQEVLYGGDLTVDCVASGLPNPEISWVLPDGTMVNPVKQSDGVSEGRSRRYVVFDNGTLYFNNVRMPEQGDYTCYAENQHSKDEMKVRVKIKAAPSPPKIQNKDPQTVSVFYGNEATLKCNAKGEPAPVITWLSPLNKVIFPALDKYQVLDDGTLVVQKIQGFDKGNYTCIARNNAGQDREVTRLEVLITPPVISGLRGTLNAIKVTAVQNQQKLLDCNVHGNPSPRITWLLPGNLTLSAPYYSNRMVVHQNGTLEIHSPKETDSGQLVCIARNEGGEVRLVVNLDVKTVDERPQIRAPKANVQSLSVGNAVALNCSFEGSILLPVTWILPSGTPLRSGARFSKFFHQPDGLLIISNPSMAEAGMYRCLIHNSRGLVEHTVTLSPGKKPEINSRYNSPVSVMNGENLWLHCQTTGEALRLAWTLPSGVVLSRPQRAGRYAIQPNGTLAIQQVSVHDRGPYVCRASNEYGSSLLSTVVNVIAYAPQITNGPPSVTYAKRGVAVQLNCVATGIPKVEVAWETPDKIRLAANAKPKLFENKYLLPQGSLIIQNPTQRDAGIYRCTARNAIGLDSKATVLNVF